GAGGCAAAAAAACTTAAAATAAGGCGTAAAATAGGTGTTATTGCCCAGACAACACAAACTATTGGTAATTTTAAAAAGGTAGTTGAAATACTTTTAGATAAGTCCAGGGAATTAAAGATAAATAATACCATTTGTAAGGCAGTAGAAAATATTCAGAAAAGCTCCTTGAATGTGGCAAAACAGGTAGATTTAATGTTAGTTGTTGGCGGTAAAAATAGCGCCAATACGACTCGCCTTTTCCAACTGTGTAAAAATAAGACAAAATTCGCCTATCACATTGAAACACCAGATGAAATAGCCACAGAATGGTTAAAAGGGATAGGAAAAATTGGTGTTACAGGCGGCACATCCACCGCCAATTGGCTTATTGACCAGGTAATAAAGAGATTAAAATATATGGAGTAGTTCACTTCCATTAGATTCTCTTGAAAATAAGGAAGTAGAAAGTAGAGAGTAGAGAGTAGAGAGTAGAAAGTAAAGAAAATACCATTCCTCACGCCTATCTCCTTACTTCCCACCTTCTATCTTCTATCCGCGAATATCCGCATCATCAGCGTCATCAGCGTGCTATTATTTTTCATCGTCATTTGTGAGTCGTAGACTCTTGAGCGTTTCCCCTGAAAATAGTATATGGAGTGCGAAAGCTTGCTTTCGCTTTGGCTTGCTTTACCTTGCCAAAGCCACTTTTGGCTTACCTCGAAAGCGGTGGCAAGCCACCGCACTCCAAAAATTTTCATCCTCGTTTGTGAGCCGCAGGCTCATGCCCGGTTTCTCCTAAAAATCAGGCTCTCATTTCTTTCTCAATATCCAAGTTCCTTTAGCATCCCCAGATTATCCTTCCATTTCTTTTTTGGTTTAATCCAGAGTTCAAGAAATACCCCCCGGTTAAGAAATACCTCTATTTCTTTTCGAGCTCGCTCACCTACCCTTTTTAACTTCTCACCCTTTTTGCCAATTAAAATTATCTTCTGTGATATTCTTTCTACATAAATTACAGCCCGGATGTAATCTTTTTTTCCTTCTCTTTCTTTAAACTCCTCAATAACAACCGTTGTCGAATAAGGAATTTCCTGTCCATATTCCTCAAATATCTTTTCCCGAATTATCTCACTCACAAAAAATTTCTCAGGTTGGTCGGTTAAAATGTCTGTTGGGTAATAAGGTGGGTTTTTAGGTAGATATTTCATAATACACTCAAGTAACTCTCCGGTTCCGTCTTTTTTAATCGCAGAAATAGGCATTATCTCTTTAAAATCATAAACTTTTTGCACAGAGTCAATTAGTGGCAAAAGGGAGTCTTTTGAAACTAAATCAATTTTATTGATGACCAGAATTGTGTCTTTTTTATAATCAAGGAATTTAAGTTCAGGTTGCTCCTGGGGTTCTATCATAAGTATAACTAAATCAGCATCTTGTAAGGCTAAATGTAGGGTTTTGTTCATTAATTCGTGAAGTTTATACTTAGGTTCTAATATCAACCCAGGGGTATCCAAAAATATAATCTGGTAGTTTTTATCATTGAGAATACCCAGTATTTTATGTCTTGTGGTTTGAGGTTTTGGGGTAACCGCAGACAACTTTTCGCCTAAAAATAGGTTAAGCAAGGTTGATTTTCCAACATTAGGTTTTCCAACAATAGATACATAACCACAATGGAATACATTTTTTTCTTTCATATCAATGTTATATCCGCTAAATTCTTGTAGCCGTTCACCGCAGAGCACGCTGAGAACGCAGAGAAAATTTATTACTGAAACTTATTATATCGTAAAACATCCCGTGTGTCAACTAAAAAATATCCCTTACCATAAGCACTTCAACCTGATTACGGACACGATTTACGAATTTTCAGTGTTTTCATCCGTGTCCATCTGTGGCTGAATAGTTACATTTTTTTCTATTTTCTAACGCTGAAATAAAATTATTTATTGACATAAAAAGAAAAATATTGTAATATATTATAAAAGTAAAGAGATAAATGCGCCCGTAGCTCAGATGGACAGAGCGGTGGACTTCGAATCCAAAGGTCGGAGGTTCGACTCCTCTCGGGCGTGCCAGGAAATAAAGGAATAATCGGTAACCGGTAATCAGGTAAT
The nucleotide sequence above comes from bacterium. Encoded proteins:
- the era gene encoding GTPase Era — translated: MKEKNVFHCGYVSIVGKPNVGKSTLLNLFLGEKLSAVTPKPQTTRHKILGILNDKNYQIIFLDTPGLILEPKYKLHELMNKTLHLALQDADLVILMIEPQEQPELKFLDYKKDTILVINKIDLVSKDSLLPLIDSVQKVYDFKEIMPISAIKKDGTGELLECIMKYLPKNPPYYPTDILTDQPEKFFVSEIIREKIFEEYGQEIPYSTTVVIEEFKEREGKKDYIRAVIYVERISQKIILIGKKGEKLKRVGERARKEIEVFLNRGVFLELWIKPKKKWKDNLGMLKELGY